TGAATCTCTTTGCAGAAATTCATTCCAAAAATATGATTCCTGATACAGTAAGTTATAATTCCCTTATTGACGGACTTTGCAAATCGGGGAGAATctctgatgtttgggatctTATAGATGAGATGCAAGGTAGAGGTCAACCATCTAATGCGATCACCTTCACTTCCTTAATAGATGCTTTGTGCAAAGCCCATAATCTTGACAAAGCAATTGCattatttactaaaattaaGGACCGGGGAGTTCAGCCAGATGTGTATACATACACAGTACTGATTGATGGATTGTGCAAAGGTGGAAGACTTAAAAATGCACTAGAAATTTTTAGGATACTTCTAATTAAAGGTTATCATCTAGATGTCTTGACGTATACTGTTATGATCAGTGGCCTTTGTAAAGAGGGCTTGTTTGATGAAGTATTGGCCTTACTGTCAAAAATGGAAGATAATGGTTGCATTCCTGATGCTATAACTTATGAAATAGTTATTCTTGCTCTATTTGAAAAAGGAAAGATAGATATGGCAGAGAAACTTCTTTGTGAAATGATTGCTAGAGGTCTATTATAAGAGTAAAACTTGGTGAGATGTTTTCTAGTTAcaaattatgttatttgaattttcaTGACTACCATCCtggctttattttattttcctgCAAGCATAAAAATGAAGATCGACTACACAGTGGGTGTTAGGATATAGATGAAGATAATTAGTTACAAAAATTAGTTAACTATTTGTTTACTTAAGCTTATCTTGCCTAAAAAATAAGTTATGGAATTAGAAATGGGTATCAGTTGGGCTACATTCtgtttagtttttattaaagCCAGATGATGCTAGGTTCAtattgttattgaaagaatattagcttttgatttgtgttttttttttttagtcttgACATATTGCACCTGCAGTCTGTTAATATCAGCTAACATTTTATAAGTCTGTTGGTATTCAGTAAGTTGGGCTGTTACTGCTATAGCCAGCTATGAATAATAATACcaaaatagaataataataacatctCTCAACATATATTAAGCTGATACCACATTGATGCCCATTAGAATATAATCAAATATGGACATTGATTCTTTCTTAATCTTCTGGTTCTTTCATGCTgtaatatgataattttttattggtgTCCTACAATAATATTCTTTTCACGCAGTGTGGATACTTGGCTCTTATGATATTAGCAACTAGAGGGGGTGTTACTTGTCGCTTGAGATCCTCAGGTCAGATTAATAGCTGCAAAAGTTACTCTGAGCGTTTTTGCTTTTAATCTAGTTGCGAATATCATCCCATCTTCatgatttatcttttttattgcAGATTTTTCTATTCTGATGTCTTGAGATCACAGCAATTTTGTTCACAGGCTCTTGAGTATGGTCCTGTCCAATTGTAAAGCTTGATTAACTTCCAGGTTTATTAATTATAGCTTCAATGAAATTGTGTTCTTAGTCCTACCACTTATATGTGAAACTAATGCTGCTCATCCTTGCCCTTTGTATTGAGGCTCTGATTAgtttataatatcaaataaattgttTCCGTTGTTGGGTGTCTAAAGCAAGTTACTCTCTAGAAGcccaatttttaatttgtataattttttttcttataaagtTCAATGGCCCGCGTTCTATTTAATAGCTGTTGTCTGTTGTTTCTGAATAAAAAGGTCAGTGATAGTGCGATTATATCAGTCAGCCGCTTAATCAAACATGTTCATGTACTTATCCTGTATTGTTTACTCTTCCACCCCTTCCTTGTCACTTTAGTTGCAACGTCCAGCTTCTTTGCCTGCAATGTTATAAGTAAATAGAGTATTTTCACTCAAAAGAAAGTTACATTATTAGATATATCATGATCGAGTGTTTAGTAATGGAGGTAAAATTAAACTAGAACTAGAGGTATTCATGAAGTGTGTATGACGAACATTCAAACCTTTATATCGACTTATATATATGAGAGGTTAGTCAGCCCAAAGCGCATTTGTTTTGTAGAAAAAAGATAGATTTGCAAGTACTAGTCCACGTGGATAAATATAGATAGCGGCACTAATGCCCTCTGTTGAAATAGCATACAGTCAACTAAAAATTGGACCTAAAATGTTAACAAGGATAAAACAAATTATAGTCTTGTTGATACTTCAGTAAGGAAAGTAATGACAGCTCCAATCAGAATTCGGAAGGAGAGCAGCAGTTCAGCTTAAGATAGAGGGTCCTAGAGTGTGGTTCATGCCTTCCCTTCTCGACATTAATTTTTCCATGGTTAGTTGTTCTTGTATTATCAGAGTACTTGCTTGCTTCTTGCTCTAGATAATTTTTCTTCCTGTTGagtttctttaaataaaatggCAGTGTACAAGCTCATGAGATGCTCTTCTAACATGAGTTGTCAACTTCATCTTTTCTCGTCGAAAGATGTGAAACCTACTGCTCTCCTTATGTGCAGGTTGACGACATAAAAGATAGCTCGAGTATAATTGGATAAAAGCCAAAACTTCATGCTAGATACAGTCCTTGATGAGTCTAAAACAACCAACCACATAGCTCGAGTATAATTGAATCAAAGCCAAAACTTCATGCTAGATACAGTCCTTGACGAGTCTAAAACAAACAACCACGGTGGAGGAATACAGAGAGATGTTTGAACTTATCTCTGCACCGTTACATCACGTGGAAGAGGAACTTTTGAATGGACGGAAGGATGCAGTGTGTGCAGAAGTATGTTCGCATAGTTCTGGTGGAAGAGAAAAACACGTTGGGTAAAGGTGACGATGGGCTTGTCCGTGTTTCATAGATAATTCAGCTTCTTTTGGGTAGCTATCCTCTTGTTACTGCATGGTTTCAAACTGATAAAGACAGGGCAAGTTTAGCCATGGGAACTTTTGTTTCTCTGCGATTCATCTTATCTACTCTTTtcagatatttatttttattggtaTTAATTCTTACTATCCCTCTTGATTGAGAATGATAGAATGACTAACTAATTAGTATTTGGATTGCTTTATCTCTTTTTCATTCATCGTCTTTTTTAGTGTCTCATATAACAGACCAAGCTTAAAACTAATAAGTATTTGGATTGttttatctcttattttttattctctgTATGTACCCCAAGTTTTAGAAAAAAACTagatttcaatttatattttatggatgTTACTTTTGGCATGTTTTGATTGATTGTAAGGAAACTGATTTTTCAGTTGTACAAGGGAGACATTCCTTTGGCAGAACTTGCTCTAAGTACTAAagtgtttttgttatttattttttcctctACTTAGGGACTAACACATGGTGTAATGAATCTAATGACTAATGATATCATTCTATTTTCACTATATGCTTCTATTTCACAAAATTGTAGACGTTCATTGTAGACAATAAAGAAATAAAGTAAAAGGAAAGATTGATTAAAGAAAGAAAGTGAGAGAAGTTTTTTCTTGTTCGGTTCGagtgaaaatgaaaagaaagttATTGGTaagaatgatatatttttattcaacgACAGAAGTactcttatatatataaaataatataaattttttaattatataaataatggTTTAATGAATATGCATTGTCAGTGTAAAactatttatattgatatataacAACAACCATTGATTGtatagttattaaatgattCAACTTTACTGAATCACATTTTCAACAAAGATCCGAACATTCTCTAAACTCACAAAATTGTGGTTGTTCATTGTAGACGATAAAGGAAATAAAGTAAAAGGAAAGATTGATTAAAGTGAGGAGAAAATGAGTGGAAAGTGAATAGAAAATGGGTggaaaaaatgatatatttttattcaacgACAAAAGTACTCttatatgtaaaataatatacattttttatatatataaaaaatattttaatgaatatgCATTATcggtataaataattttacattgacatataaaatcaataattgatTGTATAGTTATTAATTGATTCAAGTTTACCGAATCGCATTTCAACAAAGACCCAAACATTCTCCAAACTCACAAAATTGTGGTTGTCTATTGTAgataataaatgaaataaaataaaaggaaaaattgaTTAAAGAAAGAAAGTGAGGGGAAAATGAGTAGAAAGTGAACAGAAAGTGGGTGGAaagaatgatatatttttattcaatgacaaaagtcctcttatatataaaataatatacattttttatacatttgaatacatgattatatatatgtatttaaaaaataatcatcaaAAACAAAACTTTATTTAAACAATGTGAATagtattttgaaagaaaaaaaaaagacatcgACAATGGTGGATAAAAATAGTGAACAATATTATATACACTATTTTCATTTCACGATAATTGACTCATTGAATTATTTtacagattaaaaaaaatgaataaagtaATTTTATACAATACTTTTTCTTAACTATTCTTATCAAGTATTTGTTCATTTTATCACCATTAATGTAAAGGATACAATAAGATGATACTAGAGTCTATTGTAAAAATATACTTCAAAAAATTTTAAGTTCCatatagattaaaaataaaactttaaaagagtttataaaaaataaaaccttAAACCTATAGTTTTACAACAACTAATTAGAtccaatataaatataaaaacttaaaaaaaagaaaagaaagtgtATTTTCTTAAAAGACAATATAACGTTCATTTGCTTCCTATGGCTAATTGGAgccaaataaagaaaaaatgaaaagaagacATGTAAGTGCTGTAAATTAAGTGAAAGTCAAATCAAAATTAGTTGAAATCATTATGAAAAGATGAGCCCTCATAACGTAAAATTCTTAGATTTTTACgctattttaaattacatataaaaAGAAGCATATTAATTATTCTAAACATATATAGCAAAAACAACCTAAATTATCACATTCAATTGATTAGTCAGTTGGTAACATCATTTACATTGTTTGTATTAATCTACTTAAAATAATTCTTATTTGAATTAggtataattttaaaagaataattaaatgtgttgattttaataataataataataataagagttttatttagttaaatattcttattaattgtaattaattgaaatatttgatgatttgagaaaaataataataaataaaacatttattttgaagCATATTTTATCTGTTACATGATGTTGATATTTTTAggtaacatttttattttacaattggtTGAAAGGGAATAATAACTCTTCAAAATAGATGTAGACTTTTTGATTCTTATCTCGCCATTCTAAGCTTTTGAATACTATCAAAACGtatgaaattttaattgaaattcattACTAAATACTACTTGAAATGGATGGATGTGAAGTTTTAACTtgttatgatatatatatatttttcatgtaTCCGTGGATTTTTCAAGTAACTATGTGTGGAATAAGGATTAGAATTTTCtctactctttttttttaagctgctaataacttttaaaaagaaaatattcttAATACAAGGATTACTAACAAATAGAAATACAAAAGCTTTTTATACAAAAACAAACAATCAAAATTCAACTACAACTTTACAACTCAATCATATCGCCGAATCAAGATATAACCACCCTCTAAAAATTTGattgttataaaatatagtaattttaTACAATACTCTATAGtattaattgacatgaaattaaagtaatttatttgcaattatttatatttgatgtatacttataattatttgacaattaatattttgtaaaagtaCATATTTGTCAAGAATCTAAAGTCACTGTcatatatcaaatattatatgaaTCTTActatgagaatattgaattatgATTCCCACACAAATTGTAGATTAAGGCCTAATTGATGGATGACTTAATTATTTCCCTTAATCCATCTCTGAATCCTCCCTTGACTCTAAACTCAAGCCAAATTGTTGGAGAAGTGAAAAGGTGTTAAAGTTAGCAGGACCATTAAtatttgttaatcttttgaTTTATGGATTACAAGTTATATCTATAATGTTTGTTGGACATCTTGGTGAATTGCCGCTCTCTGCTGCCTCTGTTGCCACTTCTTTTGTCACTGCCACTGGTTTCAATGTTATGGTGAGtttaagattatttttaattgattactTATTTGTAGCTTAACTCATTTCAATTTTGTTGgttacatcattttttttagttacacTGAAATATAAACTCAATTTACGTGAACTAACTGATTTTACGTAAGTAACTTGTTTTGGTGTAACTGAAAAAACAGAGATCTGATTAACAACCTTTAAAATAGACGCAAAATGTGTAACTGTGTGAATgtacaaatattttgttaattgtaTTGAAAATGGGTGAAATAGCctaaaaaatgatgaatatGGTTCAAAATTTGAAGGAAATATATCtaactaatttttgtttatatttttaaaatggagTTTGTTTTGGTGAAAATATAGTCAGGAATGGCATGTGCATTGGATACCTTATGTGGACAGTCATATGGAGCAAAGCAGTATCACATGTTAGGCATACTTATGCAAAGAGCAATATTCATTTTGATGATTGTTTGCATTCCAATATCAATTATTTGGGCAAACACaaattctattttcatttcatttcacCAAGATCCTGAAATATCTGCAGAAGCTGGAAAGTATGCAATGTTAATGATTCCAAGCCTATTTGCTTATGGTCTTCAACAGTCCCTTAATAGATTTCTACAGACTCAAAATATTGTATTTCCATTGATGGTGATTGCTAGTATAATAACTTCACTACATGTTCTTTTTTGTTGGATTATGGTTAACAAGACTGGACTTGGAAGCAGTGGTGCTGCTGTTGCAAATTCTATGTCTTATTGGCTCAATGTTATTATGCTTATACTTTATATcaagttttcttcttcttgtaaCAAAACATGGACTGGATTTTCCAAAGAGGCATTGCACAATATTCCTATGTTCCTTAGGCTTGCAATTCCTTCAGCTGTTATGGTTTGGTAATCACATTCTTTGATACTATTTTGAATTAGGTGTTCAGTAAATGATTACTTAATTGTCATATTCATGCACCAAActtaattaactatatatttgaATTGCATTAACCATCCAATTTGTTACTTTTTCAATTCCTTgagatttttttaatgttgGATCCATTTGTTATTATGATCACAGCTTGGAAATGTGGTCATTTGAGTCTGCAGTTATCATTTCAGGTCTTCTTCCTAATCCAAAGTTGCAAACATCAGTGCTATCCATCTGGTTGGttctataattaaaatcattttcaatttcaatgttAATTACttcacattattgtttttgatgtttttaaacCTATTAATTGTTGGTGATTTGGTTTTGTCAGTTTGAGTTCAGCATCAATTGTTTGGATGATCCCCTTTGGACTCAGTGGAGCAGTAAGGTTAGTATTAATTTCTTATGCttttgtgtgtgtatatatatatatatatattttcccaCCGCTGTCACAAAATCAGTGGTGGAGAAACTCGGTAGACATAAagtgtaaatataaaattttagagcaGTAAGAATAtcaatgcaattttttaaaGGTTAGGAAATACTATAGAGCCCTCCTTAATTGGGGGCCTTGTGCCAATGTTTGGGTTGCAAAGATTGATTGTCGGCCTTGGATAAATATATGTGTGTGCGCGCGTGCGCATGCGAGTAGTTTGTATTATTGCTTGAATAATTGTTGCAGCATTCGCGTTGCGAATGAACTTGGAGCTGGTCAACCAATGGTTGCACGTATGGCCGTATGCATCGTTGTTGTGATCGGAATTATTGTGAGCATGGTAGTTGGAACGGTTATGACGGTTTTACGCAATATATGGGGCTATGCTTATACCAGTGAAATTGAAGTGGTTAAACAGATTGCAAAAATGATGCCAATTCTTGTTGTATCCAACTTTTTAGATGGACCACAATGTGTTCTTTCAGGTTTCTCATATTTTATatctttgaaataaaaaattgatatatattatttcttcattttatgaAATATGTGATGATTCTTGCAGGTACTGCTAGAGGATGTGGTTGGCAGAAAATTGGTGCTTATGTCAATTTGGTGTCATACTATTTGGTTGGGATTCCAGCTGGCATTGTAATGACTTTTGTATTTCATATTGGTGTCAAGGtaacaaaataatctttaacttttaattttgatcTGTTTAAGTTTTGTTCGTTTTAATAAGAGACAATTAAATCAACATGATTTCATTAAACATGTGCTAATAAGTACTTAATGTAGGGACTCTGGTTGGGAATGATATGTGCACTCACAGTTCAAGTGTTTTCtttaattatcattataatacgCACTAATTGGGAGAAAGAGGTGAACttcttcatttttctcattGATTTTATAAGATCATTAAATAATCATGTGTGATCCATTAATtggtttatttttatgaatcCTTTTATATTCAGGCACAAAAGGCTACAGATAGAGTCTATAATTCAGTAACACCAGAAGAATGAAAATTTGACACTTATTATCATTTTATCTATCTATATTTATCTTCAATATTAATGTGTATTCTAAATTTGAATAGATCATATGCAAATATTGTGTTTATGTGATGCTTTTTGTAAAACTTAGCTTTCtctcttattttatttgttattaataacTCATTAATAGATTTAGACCTGTACAATGTGTGAGTGAATAGAATATATAAACtgattaagtttttaaaaatgttagatACATACAATTATACCTTTTATCAGATAAAATGATTTGTGGTTTAAGttgattaaataatttgaaagttGGTAAAGAAAGATTCTTGCTTCAATTCATTCTTTCAATTCCTTTCATAGTGAATTCCTTCATTTTTATCAATTCTTTCCCTTGAAATATTTGGTAGAATGGAATAAATTCCCTAATTGTATGAACTGTGGTGTTTGGATATGAGTGTTAGATTGTTAGTAGTTGGTggaacaattaatttcatatgtTGAACTTTGTTGTTAGCCTCACTAGTTTGGTTGTTTATTTCTTTCAATACTCGTGTTgcatttacaaaaataaatgttaagaaaaatttcagacataaaaaaaaacacaaatgttCCTAATCCTACTTTAGGTATTATGCTGTCAAATAGtatacttataaaattattgagaccattgtcattttaattattctatATACTTAAACGAATTCAACTTATATAACATTCAACTTGCATTCTTAAacgaattttgaattattttctgGAAATAGAATGATAAGTTTAACCAAGTTGAACACATAATAATGCTTAGGCTAAACAACATTTGCGGtcacttaacttaatttcagttaacattttagtcttttatatttttgtgtttttttttcttcgatttgatcatttattttaattttaagtgacaatttgatcatttatgttttaaaatgtcaacaatattatctttttttatacaaaaattcaaattcatcaaaattttcaaagaaaacccataaaattaattatcatcttcaatataatgcagatttcatcaaattcataacttaaaatttcaaataaattcatatttgagttatgcatttgatgaaatttgcattatattgaatataattattaattttatggattttgtttgaaaattttgatgaattttttgaatttttctaaaaaataaaaataatactattgacattttaaaagataaaaaatcaaattatcgcttaaaattaaaataaatgaccaaatcagaaagaaaaaaaaaaagataaaagactaaaacgttaactaaaattaagttaaacgaTTACATGTGCTATTTAGCCTAGCGATTAATACAATCATacatttgttaaattatttgtGTTGAGTGAAATCCAATTCAATTGTGGGActtgtgaaagcgtcgaaatattCCGCTTTTGTTCTTTGCAAGTGTTTGAGGTAAAAATATAAGATTAATTTCTATGAATCAATGCATCAAATCACATAATATATCTAAAATGTTTAGATATGATGATAGGAGTCTCTTTTAGTTTAATCAAAATCTCAAGTTTAAATTTGAGTTTAGATATATTGTAATCTCAAAACCTTTAGAACGAATACGAGATGGAGTTTGAGATCTATTTTACATTAtcattcaataaaaaatcaCCATTACGTCGTGTCACAcaattaactttaaaatatttatttttctaaaagtgaaataatttgacaaaatatattatttttattagacaCGCCGGTGCaacactaaaaaatatataaaatataaaatgaattgaattattcctttttataaaacaatttcaattattccagtatatatattattagtgtattatattaataatacactagtaatattattctatttaactatttttttcaattatattttattatatatgtatatattaaaatagttaataaaaagaataatttttttcacaaaagAATCTTATATATAGAAAGAGAAGTAGTATTATAAATTTACTTGTAGTCATTATCATAAATGTCCTAAGATgcggttttttttcttttcgtgTAAATTATTTCATATCCaagtattatttttgaatatcaAATATGAATCTTTTTTTGTCAGAGATTTAAATTATGATTCCCACACAATTGTAGAGAATTATCTTTAATGGTTAACTTGGTATAAAAGGAAAGTCATTATATATGGTTTCGATGTTATGGTGAGTTTCCTTTCCATTTAGTTAAGATTATTGTTAATTGATTACTTCTTTGCATAACAACAATGAACTTATTTTGAGGTGGGTGTGAGATGTGAAGCTTCTATAGTTTAtattacaattataaataaacatgTATTTTCAAAGAAA
This region of Cicer arietinum cultivar CDC Frontier isolate Library 1 chromosome 8, Cicar.CDCFrontier_v2.0, whole genome shotgun sequence genomic DNA includes:
- the LOC101503698 gene encoding protein DETOXIFICATION 16-like isoform X2; protein product: MACALDTLCGQSYGAKQYHMLGILMQRAIFILMIVCIPISIIWANTNSIFISFHQDPEISAEAGKYAMLMIPSLFAYGLQQSLNRFLQTQNIVFPLMVIASIITSLHVLFCWIMVNKTGLGSSGAAVANSMSYWLNVIMLILYIKFSSSCNKTWTGFSKEALHNIPMFLRLAIPSAVMVCLEMWSFESAVIISGLLPNPKLQTSVLSICLSSASIVWMIPFGLSGAVSIRVANELGAGQPMVARMAVCIVVVIGIIVSMVVGTVMTVLRNIWGYAYTSEIEVVKQIAKMMPILVVSNFLDGPQCVLSGTARGCGWQKIGAYVNLVSYYLVGIPAGIVMTFVFHIGVKGLWLGMICALTVQVFSLIIIIIRTNWEKEAQKATDRVYNSVTPEE
- the LOC101503698 gene encoding protein DETOXIFICATION 16-like isoform X1, with the protein product MFVGHLGELPLSAASVATSFVTATGFNVMSGMACALDTLCGQSYGAKQYHMLGILMQRAIFILMIVCIPISIIWANTNSIFISFHQDPEISAEAGKYAMLMIPSLFAYGLQQSLNRFLQTQNIVFPLMVIASIITSLHVLFCWIMVNKTGLGSSGAAVANSMSYWLNVIMLILYIKFSSSCNKTWTGFSKEALHNIPMFLRLAIPSAVMVCLEMWSFESAVIISGLLPNPKLQTSVLSICLSSASIVWMIPFGLSGAVSIRVANELGAGQPMVARMAVCIVVVIGIIVSMVVGTVMTVLRNIWGYAYTSEIEVVKQIAKMMPILVVSNFLDGPQCVLSGTARGCGWQKIGAYVNLVSYYLVGIPAGIVMTFVFHIGVKGLWLGMICALTVQVFSLIIIIIRTNWEKEAQKATDRVYNSVTPEE